The following coding sequences are from one Streptomyces sp. NBC_01232 window:
- the purD gene encoding phosphoribosylamine--glycine ligase: protein MKVLVIGGGAREHALCRSLSLDSAVSALYCAPGNAGIADVATLRPVDALDGEAVARLATELGADLVVVGPEAPLVAGVADAVRAAGIPVFGPSAEAAQLEGSKAFAKDVMAAAGVPTARSYVCTTPEEVDEALDAFGAPYVVKDDGLAAGKGVVVTEDLAVARAHALSCDRVVIEEYLDGPEVSLFAITDGVTVVPLQPAQDFKRALDGDEGPNTGGMGAYSPLPWADPKLVDEVMELVLQPTVDELRRRGTPFSGLLYAGLAITGRGTRVIEFNARFGDPETQVVLARLRTPLAGVLLASANGTLDALPPLVWREDAAVTVVIASHNYPETPRTGDPIEGLIDVAAEDEPDAYVLHAGTRREGNTVVSAGGRVLSVTATGSDLAQARAKAYKAVARIRLDGSQHRTDIAAKAAGGR from the coding sequence GTGAAGGTCCTCGTCATCGGCGGCGGCGCCCGCGAACATGCCCTGTGCCGCTCTCTGTCCCTCGACTCCGCCGTCTCCGCGCTGTACTGCGCTCCCGGCAATGCCGGCATCGCCGACGTGGCCACGCTGCGCCCGGTCGACGCCCTCGACGGTGAAGCCGTCGCCCGACTCGCCACCGAACTCGGCGCCGACCTCGTGGTCGTCGGCCCGGAGGCCCCGCTGGTCGCGGGCGTCGCCGACGCCGTCCGCGCGGCCGGCATCCCCGTCTTCGGCCCCTCGGCCGAAGCGGCGCAGCTCGAAGGCTCCAAGGCCTTCGCCAAGGACGTGATGGCCGCGGCCGGGGTCCCGACCGCGCGCAGCTACGTCTGCACCACCCCCGAGGAGGTGGACGAGGCCCTCGACGCCTTCGGCGCCCCGTACGTCGTCAAGGACGACGGCCTCGCGGCCGGCAAGGGCGTCGTGGTCACCGAGGACCTGGCGGTCGCCCGCGCGCACGCGCTCAGCTGCGACCGCGTGGTCATCGAGGAGTACCTCGACGGTCCCGAGGTCTCCCTCTTCGCCATCACCGACGGCGTCACCGTGGTCCCGCTCCAGCCGGCGCAGGACTTCAAGCGCGCGCTGGACGGCGACGAGGGCCCCAACACCGGCGGCATGGGCGCGTACTCCCCGCTGCCCTGGGCCGACCCGAAGCTGGTCGACGAGGTCATGGAGCTGGTCCTCCAGCCGACCGTCGACGAGCTCCGCCGCCGCGGCACCCCCTTCTCCGGGCTGCTCTACGCCGGCCTCGCGATCACCGGCCGCGGCACCCGGGTCATCGAGTTCAACGCCCGCTTCGGCGACCCCGAGACCCAAGTGGTCCTGGCCCGGCTGCGCACCCCGCTCGCGGGCGTGCTGCTGGCTTCCGCCAACGGCACCCTGGACGCGCTGCCCCCGCTCGTCTGGCGCGAGGACGCGGCCGTCACGGTGGTCATCGCCTCCCACAACTACCCCGAGACCCCCCGCACCGGGGACCCGATCGAGGGTCTGATCGACGTGGCCGCCGAGGACGAGCCCGATGCCTACGTGCTGCACGCCGGCACCCGGCGCGAGGGCAACACGGTGGTCAGCGCGGGCGGCCGCGTGCTGTCGGTGACGGCGACCGGTTCCGATCTGGCGCAGGCCCGCGCGAAGGCGTATAAGGCGGTGGCGCGCATCCGTCTCGACGGCTCGCAGCACCGTACGGATATTGCGGCCAAGGCGGCCGGGGGCCGCTGA
- a CDS encoding DNA polymerase III subunit gamma and tau: MSSLALYRRYRPESFAEVIGQEHVTAPLMQALRNNRVNHAYLFSGPRGCGKTTSARILARCLNCEQGPTPTPCGECQSCRDLARNGPGSIDVIEIDAASHGGVDDARDLREKAFFGPASSRYKIYIIDEAHMVTSAGFNALLKVVEEPPEHLKFIFATTEPEKVIGTIRSRTHHYPFRLVPPGTLRDYLGEVCGREGASIEDGVLPLVVRAGAGSVRDSMSVMDQLLAGATDAGVTYAMATSLLGYTEGSLLDSVIDAFASGDGAAAFEVVDRVVEGGNDPRRFVADLLERLRDLVILAAVPDAGEKGLIDAPADVVERMQAQASVFGAAELSRAADLVNTGLTEMRGATSPRLQLELICARVLLPAAFDDERSFQARLDRLERSGAAAAFAAPPVAGPALGYVPGPEAHPMAPAGPGGGVAAVRAAAPVQAPEPVQAAPVPAPAPVPAASAPAPAAAAPAPGAWPGAAQPGSGAPGAWPGASAAPAPAQAPAAPAAGAWPSASAPASAPAPAAPAAAPAQAPAAPAPSPGMAAGAGQVQAMWPGVLEAVKNRRRFTWILLSQNAQVTGFDGTTLQLGFPNVGARDNFASSGSEDVLKAVLAEQFQVNWKIEAVIGGGSPAPIQTSSYGAPAAPAPAYSPPPAQQQQQQQQSSAPQAPPAQQYAPPQQPQQSAPAPQPPVQQAPPPVAPEDDFAEDDDPDLVDSALTGHDLIVRELGATVVEEYTNE; encoded by the coding sequence GTGTCGTCCCTTGCGCTGTACCGCCGCTATCGCCCCGAGTCGTTCGCCGAGGTCATCGGGCAGGAGCATGTCACTGCACCGCTGATGCAGGCCCTGCGGAACAACCGGGTCAATCACGCGTACCTGTTCAGCGGGCCGCGTGGCTGCGGCAAGACCACCAGCGCGCGCATCCTCGCCCGGTGTCTGAACTGTGAGCAGGGTCCCACTCCCACCCCCTGCGGGGAGTGCCAGTCCTGCCGGGACCTGGCCAGGAACGGGCCGGGGTCCATCGACGTCATCGAGATCGACGCCGCCTCGCACGGTGGTGTGGACGACGCCCGTGACCTGCGCGAGAAGGCCTTCTTCGGGCCGGCCTCCAGCCGCTACAAGATCTACATCATCGACGAGGCGCACATGGTCACCTCGGCGGGCTTCAACGCCCTGCTGAAGGTGGTCGAGGAGCCGCCGGAGCACCTCAAGTTCATCTTCGCCACCACGGAGCCGGAGAAGGTGATCGGGACCATCCGGTCCCGCACGCACCACTACCCCTTCCGGCTGGTCCCGCCCGGCACCCTGCGCGATTACCTCGGCGAGGTCTGCGGCCGCGAGGGCGCCAGCATCGAGGACGGCGTGCTGCCGCTCGTCGTGCGCGCCGGCGCCGGCTCCGTGCGTGACTCCATGTCCGTCATGGACCAGCTGCTCGCCGGCGCCACCGACGCCGGTGTGACGTACGCCATGGCCACGTCCCTGCTCGGCTATACCGAGGGGTCCCTGCTCGATTCCGTCATCGACGCCTTCGCCTCCGGGGACGGGGCCGCGGCCTTCGAGGTCGTCGACCGCGTCGTGGAGGGCGGCAACGATCCGCGCCGGTTCGTCGCCGACCTGCTGGAGCGGCTGCGCGACCTGGTGATCCTGGCCGCCGTGCCGGACGCCGGGGAGAAGGGGCTGATCGACGCCCCCGCCGACGTCGTGGAGCGGATGCAGGCCCAGGCGTCCGTGTTCGGGGCGGCCGAGCTGTCGCGCGCCGCCGATCTGGTCAACACCGGGCTCACCGAGATGCGGGGCGCGACCTCGCCGCGGCTGCAGCTGGAGCTGATCTGCGCCCGCGTGCTGCTGCCCGCCGCCTTCGACGACGAGCGGTCCTTCCAGGCCCGGCTCGACCGGCTGGAGCGCAGCGGCGCCGCCGCGGCCTTCGCCGCGCCGCCGGTCGCGGGGCCCGCCCTGGGGTACGTGCCCGGGCCCGAGGCGCATCCCATGGCCCCCGCCGGTCCCGGCGGCGGTGTCGCCGCCGTGCGTGCCGCCGCGCCGGTGCAGGCGCCCGAGCCGGTGCAGGCCGCCCCGGTGCCCGCTCCTGCGCCCGTCCCCGCCGCTTCCGCCCCGGCGCCCGCCGCCGCGGCTCCCGCGCCCGGCGCCTGGCCCGGGGCCGCGCAGCCCGGGAGCGGCGCCCCTGGCGCCTGGCCGGGAGCCTCGGCGGCTCCGGCGCCCGCGCAGGCCCCCGCGGCCCCTGCCGCCGGAGCCTGGCCCAGCGCCTCCGCACCCGCGTCCGCCCCCGCGCCGGCCGCGCCGGCCGCCGCGCCCGCGCAGGCCCCCGCAGCCCCCGCCCCCTCCCCCGGCATGGCCGCCGGAGCCGGGCAGGTGCAGGCGATGTGGCCCGGCGTCCTGGAGGCCGTCAAGAACCGCCGCCGCTTCACCTGGATCCTGCTCAGCCAGAACGCCCAGGTCACCGGCTTCGACGGGACCACCCTCCAGCTCGGCTTCCCCAATGTCGGAGCCCGCGACAACTTCGCCAGCAGCGGCAGCGAAGACGTGCTGAAGGCGGTCCTGGCCGAGCAGTTCCAGGTCAACTGGAAGATCGAGGCTGTCATCGGCGGCGGATCCCCGGCCCCGATCCAGACCTCTTCGTACGGCGCCCCGGCCGCGCCCGCCCCCGCCTACAGCCCGCCGCCCGCGCAGCAACAGCAGCAACAGCAGCAGTCCTCCGCCCCGCAGGCGCCGCCCGCCCAGCAGTACGCGCCGCCGCAGCAGCCCCAGCAGTCGGCTCCCGCCCCGCAGCCCCCCGTACAGCAGGCACCCCCGCCGGTCGCCCCCGAGGACGACTTCGCGGAGGACGACGATCCCGACCTCGTCGACAGCGCCCTCACCGGACACGACCTGATCGTGCGCGAGCTCGGAGCCACCGTTGTGGAGGAATACACAAATGAGTAG
- a CDS encoding DoxX family protein, translating into MSTTAVVFALIGAVMVGFSAVSVFLGAAWVVEPLTEYGVPRSWWTWLGVAKAAGAAGLAAGLFVPAAGIAAAVGIALYFAGAVITVLRAKSYAHVAFPVIYAAPAVVALALGFHG; encoded by the coding sequence ATGTCCACCACTGCCGTTGTTTTCGCACTGATCGGCGCCGTCATGGTCGGCTTCTCGGCCGTCTCGGTGTTCCTCGGGGCCGCGTGGGTCGTCGAGCCGCTGACCGAGTACGGGGTTCCGCGCTCCTGGTGGACCTGGCTCGGCGTCGCCAAGGCCGCGGGCGCGGCGGGCCTGGCGGCGGGCCTCTTCGTACCGGCGGCCGGCATCGCCGCGGCGGTCGGGATCGCCCTGTACTTCGCGGGGGCCGTGATCACGGTGCTCCGGGCGAAGTCCTACGCCCACGTCGCCTTCCCGGTGATCTACGCGGCCCCGGCGGTCGTCGCCCTGGCCCTCGGCTTCCACGGCTGA
- a CDS encoding VOC family protein, whose translation MSEFSEGAPCWVDAMFADVEGAKTFYADVLGWTFGEASSEYGNYTQAYSDGKAVAAVVPPMPGADAPSQWCLYFASPDAAATAEKVTANGGEVLMGPMQVGAFGTMLIAKEPSGAVFGVWQPGEHKGFEKMGEPGSYAWAEVFTREPAKADGFLPKVFPYSAQQMDAGDDPHTADMDFKVFSVGGGGTPVLGRMSMGDEFPPEIPSYVQIYFGVPDCDEAVSKTQKHGGKLHFGPMDSPFGRFAAVTDPQGAAFAVIDLSTTVGEMPTFG comes from the coding sequence ATGTCTGAGTTCTCCGAAGGCGCTCCGTGCTGGGTGGACGCGATGTTCGCCGACGTGGAAGGGGCCAAGACCTTCTACGCGGACGTGCTGGGCTGGACCTTCGGCGAGGCCAGCAGCGAGTACGGCAACTACACGCAGGCCTACTCCGACGGCAAGGCCGTCGCGGCCGTCGTCCCGCCGATGCCGGGGGCCGACGCGCCCTCGCAGTGGTGCCTCTACTTCGCATCGCCCGACGCGGCGGCCACCGCCGAGAAGGTGACGGCGAACGGCGGCGAGGTCCTGATGGGCCCGATGCAGGTGGGCGCCTTCGGCACGATGCTGATCGCGAAGGAGCCCAGTGGCGCGGTCTTCGGCGTCTGGCAGCCGGGCGAGCACAAGGGCTTCGAGAAGATGGGCGAGCCGGGCTCGTACGCGTGGGCGGAGGTCTTCACCCGCGAGCCGGCCAAGGCCGACGGGTTCCTGCCGAAGGTCTTCCCTTACAGCGCCCAGCAGATGGACGCGGGCGACGACCCCCATACGGCCGACATGGACTTCAAGGTGTTCAGCGTCGGCGGCGGCGGGACGCCGGTCCTTGGCCGGATGAGCATGGGCGACGAGTTCCCGCCCGAGATCCCGTCGTACGTCCAGATCTACTTCGGCGTGCCGGACTGCGACGAGGCGGTGTCCAAGACGCAGAAGCACGGCGGGAAGCTGCACTTCGGCCCGATGGACAGCCCCTTCGGCCGGTTCGCGGCGGTCACCGACCCGCAGGGCGCCGCCTTCGCTGTGATCGACTTGTCGACAACGGTGGGTGAGATGCCGACCTTCGGCTGA
- a CDS encoding HhH-GPD-type base excision DNA repair protein has protein sequence MDKDITIRLAQQPEADALLGRSPLAALVGMLLDQQVPMEWAFSGPWTIAQRLGADDLDAHTIAAYDPEAFAALLSEKPAVHRYPGSMATRIQQLCAYLVEHYGGDAEAVWADAGTGQELLKRLKALPGFGEQKAQIFLALLGKRFGVRPTGWREAAGGYGPANVYRSAADITGPESLAKVRAHKQEMKAAAKAAKAAGGA, from the coding sequence ATGGACAAGGACATCACCATCCGGCTGGCACAGCAGCCGGAGGCGGACGCGCTGCTCGGCCGGAGCCCGCTCGCCGCGCTCGTCGGAATGCTGCTGGACCAGCAGGTGCCCATGGAGTGGGCGTTCTCGGGGCCCTGGACGATCGCCCAGCGGCTGGGCGCCGACGATCTCGACGCGCACACCATCGCCGCGTACGACCCGGAGGCCTTCGCCGCCCTGCTCTCCGAGAAGCCGGCCGTCCACCGGTATCCGGGGTCGATGGCGACGCGGATCCAGCAGCTGTGCGCGTACCTCGTCGAGCACTACGGCGGGGACGCGGAGGCGGTCTGGGCCGATGCCGGGACGGGGCAGGAACTGCTGAAGCGGCTCAAGGCGCTGCCGGGCTTCGGGGAGCAGAAGGCGCAGATCTTCCTGGCCCTGCTGGGCAAGCGGTTCGGCGTGCGCCCGACGGGCTGGCGGGAGGCCGCGGGCGGCTACGGCCCGGCGAACGTCTACCGTTCGGCGGCCGACATCACGGGCCCGGAGTCCCTGGCGAAGGTGCGGGCGCACAAGCAGGAGATGAAGGCCGCCGCGAAGGCCGCCAAGGCCGCGGGCGGCGCCTGA
- a CDS encoding cupin domain-containing protein: MTEIATRAATAEAIYDAPGSLITLLTDTAELTCNTATFDEGAAGAPVHFHTKATEFFHVTAGKLDILVDDEIHTLGAGDFIAVPPGVKHAFAPAAGHTAAVFVGFTPGMGRFDYYRLLGRVNAGEATVQDIKDSSATYDNHYAESPVWSGRRRSAEP, encoded by the coding sequence ATGACAGAGATCGCGACCCGCGCCGCCACCGCCGAAGCCATTTACGACGCCCCGGGCAGCCTCATCACCCTGCTCACCGACACCGCCGAGCTCACCTGCAACACCGCCACCTTCGACGAGGGCGCGGCGGGTGCCCCGGTGCACTTCCACACCAAGGCCACCGAGTTCTTCCACGTCACCGCCGGAAAGCTCGACATCCTCGTCGACGACGAGATCCACACCCTGGGCGCCGGCGACTTCATCGCCGTCCCGCCGGGCGTCAAGCACGCCTTCGCCCCCGCGGCCGGCCACACCGCCGCCGTGTTCGTCGGCTTCACCCCGGGCATGGGCCGGTTCGACTACTACCGGCTCCTCGGCCGGGTCAACGCGGGCGAGGCCACCGTGCAGGACATCAAGGACAGCTCGGCGACCTACGACAACCACTACGCGGAGAGCCCCGTCTGGAGCGGCCGCCGCCGCAGCGCGGAGCCGTAG